Proteins encoded within one genomic window of Hevea brasiliensis isolate MT/VB/25A 57/8 chromosome 8, ASM3005281v1, whole genome shotgun sequence:
- the LOC110650752 gene encoding COP9 signalosome complex subunit 8, producing MDFTPLTEALSSKSYDKISDICDELMLKFAAEGIPFQDEWPYQIHLLGHIYVNDINSARFLWKSIPSAIKESQPEVAAAWRIGQRLWTRDYAGVYEAIRGFDWSQETRVLVAAFSEVYTKRMFQLLLSAYSTISIEDTARFLGMNEDDAANYVLQQGWTVDPASRMLTVKKQLIVTEQKLDSSKLQRLTEYVFHLEH from the exons ATGGATTTCACTCCGCTCACAGAGGCATTGTCCTCCAAATCCTATGATAAGATTTCTGATATCTGCGACGAACTCATGCTCAAG TTCGCAGCTGAGGGGATTCCTTTTCAGGACGAATGGCCTTATCAGATTCATCTTCTTGGCCACATTTATGTTAATGATAT TAACAGTGCTCGATTCCTCTGGAAATCAATACCCTCCGCTATCAAAGAAAGCCAGCCGGAAGTGGCTGCTGCTTGGAGAATTGGGCAGAGATTATGGACACGTGACTATGCAGGCGTGTATGAGGCTATCCGTGGTTTTGATTGGAGTCAAGAAACTCGGGTTCTTGTTGCTGCATTTTCTG AGGTTTACACCAAGAGGATGTTTCAGTTGTTGCTGTCTGCTTATTCAACAATAAGCATCGAAGACACTGCTCGCTTTTTGGGAATGAATGAGGATGATGCTGCAAACT ATGTACTGCAGCAAGGTTGGACTGTTGATCCTGCATCCCGGATGCTAACTGTAAAGAAGCAGCTGATTGTGACAGAACAGAAACTGGATTCTAGTAAACTACAGCGTTTGACAGAATATGTATTCCACCTTGAGCATTAG
- the LOC131182218 gene encoding uncharacterized protein LOC131182218, with amino-acid sequence MEKYKLRELNALGGFFSNEDERIRANDEFANFSLKSGPFADPDSIGSMYVINPRKWWACFGSNALLLQRLAFKVLRQPTSSSCCERNWSIYSFIHSCRRNKLTPKRAEDLIFIHNNLRLLSRNSSQYYDRKTKLWDVCGDQFGSMEDVGVLEFANLSLDEPELESVLFDENATTSMEKENEKDSEVEEMS; translated from the coding sequence ATGGAGAAGTATAAACTGAGAGAATTAAATGCTTTAGGAGGATTTTTTTCTAATGAAGATGAGCGAATTAGAGCAAATgatgaatttgcaaatttttctttgaaaagtgGACCTTTTGCTGATCCTGATTCTATTGGAAGTATGTATGTTATAAATCCTAGGAAATGGTGGGCATGTTTTGGTTCTAATGCACTTTTACTTCAAAGGTTGGCTTTTAAAGTGCTTAGACAACCTACTTCCTCCTCTTGTTGTGAAAGAAATTGGAGTATTTATTCCTTCATTCATTCATGCAGAAGGAATAAATTAACTCCAAAACGTGCAGAGGACTTGATTTTTATCCATAATAATCTTCGTCTTTTGTCGAGAAACTCCTCCCAATattatgataggaagacaaaattGTGGGATGTTTGTGGTGATCAATTTGGGAGTATGGAAGATGTGGGAGTTCTTGAATTTGCCAACCTTTCATTGGATGAACCAGAGTTAGAGTCTGTTTTGTTTGATGAAAATGCAACTACAAGCATGGAGAAGGAGAATGAGAAAGACAGTGAAGTTGAGGAAATGTCATAA
- the LOC110650757 gene encoding uncharacterized protein LOC110650757 — MDRYQRVEKPKAETAINENELRITAQGRMRNYISYALSLFQDKGTDEVVLKATGRAINKTVMIAELLKRRIVGLHQITSVGSIDITDTWEPLEEGLLPLETTRHVSVITITLSKKELNLSSIGYQPPIPADQVKPLAEYDDERGNSNGVVEHSNGGWDGGRGYVSRGRGHGRGRSFRGRGRGYGGGNMKQKSGYYNGYGGSAELPAQTRGRGRGRGRPRGRGQGFRTGGPVQAAA, encoded by the exons ATGGATCGGTATCAGAGGGTAGAGAAGcctaaggcagagacagctatcaatgAGAACGAATTGAGGATTACTGCTCAAGGGAGGATGAGGAATTACATTTCATATGCTCTTTCTCTTTTCCAG GACAAAGGCACTGATGAGGTTGTCCTGAAAGCCACGGGTAGAGCTATCAACAAAACTGTGATGATTGCTGAATTACTGAAG AGACGAATTGTTGGTCTTCATCAAATCACATCAGTTGGATCTATTGATATAACTGACACATGGGAACCCTTAGAAGAAGGCCTACTTCC ACTGGAAACCACCCGCCATGTTTCAGTTATCACGATAACCTTGTCTAAGAAGGAGCTTAACTTGTCTTCTATTgg ATATCAGCCCCCAATCCCTGCTGATCAAGTAAAGCCATTAGCTGAATATGACGATGAGCGAG GTAATAGCAATGGGGTAGTAGAACACAGCAATGGGGGTTGGGATGGTGGTCGAGGATATGTTAGTAGAGGTCGAGGTCATGGAAGAGGGCGCAGTTTCCGAGGGCGTGGAAGAGGGTATGGTGGTGGAAATATGAAGCAGAAATCAGGTTATTACAATGGTTATGGTGGATCAGCAGAACTGCCTGCTCAAACTCGTG GTCGTGGGCGTGGGAGGGGAAGGCCTCGTGGTCGTGGTCAAGGTTTTAGAACTGGTGGGCCAGTTCAAGCAGCTGCATGA
- the LOC110650754 gene encoding uncharacterized protein LOC110650754, with protein sequence MPPPTQPSISLNGDHRPPRPPQSSNSHPHQHHPYYPSASSSNSASLKGCCCCLFLLFSFLALLVLAIFLIIILAVKPKKPQFDLQQVGVQYMGISASNPSSFDPTTVATGPTSASLSLTIHMLFTAVNPNKVGIKYGESKFTVMYHGIPLGKALVPGFYQEAHSERQVEATISVDRYSLLQANAAELIRDASLNDKVELRVLGEVGAKIRVLDFDSPGVQVSVNCAIAISPRKQSLTYKQCGFDGLNV encoded by the exons ATGCCGCCACCAACGCAGCCGAGCATTAGCCTGAACGGTGACCACAGACCACCACGCCCACCGCAGAGTTCAAACTCCCATCCCCACCAACACCATCCGTACTACCCATCAGCGTCTTCTTCCAACTCAGCCTCCTTGAAAGGCTGCTGTTGCTGTCTCTTCCTCCTCTTCTCCTTCCTTGCTCTCCTTGTCCTCGCCATCTTCCTCATCATCATTCTTGCTGTCAAGCCTAAGAAACCCCAGTTCGATCTCCAACAAGTCGGCGTCCAGTACATGGGCATCTCCGCTTCCAACCCCAGTTCGTTTGACCCCACCACCGTCGCCACTGGGCCCACTTCCGCTTCACTCTCTTTAACCATCCACATGCTATTCACCGCCGTTAATCCCAATAAGGTTGGGATCAAGTACGGTGAGTCCAAGTTCACTGTTATGTACCATGGGATCCCTTTGGGGAAGGCTTTGGTTCCTGGGTTTTACCAGGAGGCCCATAGCGAGCGACAGGTAGAGGCCACCATCTCCGTCGATCGCTATAGCTTGTTGCAGGCAAATGCTGCTGAGTTGATCAGGGACGCCTCGTTGAATGATAAAGTGGAGCTTCGGGTTCTGGGTGAAGTTGGTGCTAAGATCCGTGTTCTAGACTTCGACTCCCCTGGAGTACAG GTATCTGTGAATTGTGCAATAGCGATAAGTCCAAGGAAGCAATCTCTTACTTACAAGCAGTGTGGGTTTGATGGATTAAACGTCTGA
- the LOC110650753 gene encoding uncharacterized protein LOC110650753, which translates to MGSTTAIDKTEEELQREIDELLHQQRQITERLRDPRGLRRGGLSGAGPRNFAANGVRQRGVVRPADRNDAEDQPPAKRRLLSAVVKVEDGEIVEDPTVSTDLKNKQSAEEDVGAAIEDQSDGKPAILQQSGWSRRDGNQRPGKREAELPVAEPVPRVLPKDEDPSLVSRNKRMLGQLLVTLEKFRKEDMKLSGTEAYKQRSNALLRAEQRAREESERLRQQEREQIVEKRRRDLTLRARVAAKTEQKKLELLFLRWSEHHKKLCNFIRTKAEPPIYYLPNKASDEDATLLEHCKEQTFSEWKATRREELSEYQKQIAEQYLGNVEKELERWQNARKARRPNNDANLQESMDKELDTHRLEHGPKTRKIPGGSNNEDEDDVEDINVGEDDMMDDVLVVDDNSRRGDEAAKPEAGTTSPHPDNIDQ; encoded by the exons ATGGGTAGTACCACCGCTATTGACAAGACTGAGGAAGAGCTCCAGCGAGAAATCGATGAACTCCTCCACCAACAGCGCCAG ATTACGGAGCGGCTACGCGATCCTCGGGGGCTCCGAAGGGGAGGGTTGTCTGGTGCTGGTCCTCGGAACTTTGCAGCCAATGGGGTTCGCCAGCGAGGCGTTGTTCGAcct GCTGATAGGAACGATGCAGAAGATCAACCTCCTGCAAAACGGCGGCTTTTGTCTGCTGTTGTCAAG GTGGAGGATGGAGAGATTGTTGAGGACCCTACAGTATCAACGGATTTGAAGAATAAGCAGTCCGCTGAGGAGGATGTTGGAGCGGCCATAGAGGATCAAAGTGATGGAAAACCAGCCATTCTACAGCAGAGTGGTTGGTCTAGGAGGGATGGCAATCAGAGACCAGGAAAGAGG GAGGCTGAACTTCCAGTGGCTGAGCCTGTGCCACGGGTGTTGCCAAAGGATGAGGATCCAAGCTTGGTTAGCAGAAATAAAAGAATGTTGGGGCAACTTTTGGTTACTTTGGAG AAATTCAGAAAAGAAGATATGAAGCTTTCAGGGACAGAGGCATATAAGCAAAGGTCAAATGCTTTGTTAAGA GCTGAGCAAAGAGCACGAGAAGAAAGTGAAAGGTTGAGGCAGCAAGAGCGTGAACAAATTGTTGAAAAGAGGAGGAGAGATCTG ACTCTTAGAGCACGTGTTGCTGCCAAAACAGAACAAAAGAAGTTGGAATTGCTGTTTCTTCGGTGGAGTGAGCACCATAAAAAACTTTGCAATTTTATAAG GACTAAGGCAGAGCCTCCAATTTATTATTTGCCTAACAAAGCATCGGATGAAGATGCAACATTGCTTGAGCATTGCAAAGAACAG ACATTTTCCGAATGGAAGGCTACCAGGAGAGAGGAACTGTCTGAATATCAGAAGCAGATAGCTGAGCAGTATCTTGGCAATGTTGAAAAGGAACTAGAAAGGTGGCAAAATGCAAGGAAAGCAAGGAGACCAAACAATGATGCAAATTTACAGGAATCGATGGACAAAGAATTGGACACCCATAGGCTTGAGCATGGTCCCAAGACAAGAAAGATCCCTGGCGGAAGCAAcaatgaagatgaagatgatgtaGAGGATATCAATGTTGGGGAGGATGACATGATGGATGATGTGCTGGTAGTTGATGATAACAGTAGAAGGGGTGATGAAGCAGCCAAGCCAGAAGCTGGTACCACCAGTCCACATCCTGATAATATTGATCAGTGA